The DNA region GGCAGAGCCTGAGCTCTCTGGACCTGCACGGCTGCAGCCGGGTCTCGGCGGACGTGCTGGTGGACCTGCTGGAGGGACTGCCGCTGCTGAGCAAGCTGGGGCTGGCCGAGACGCAGGCCAACGTGCAGGTGCTCTCGGCCGTGGGCTCCTGCTGCAAGCGCCTGCAGGAGCTGGACGTGTCCCACTGCAAGAAGGTGTCTCCGCGTGCCCTGCTGCACCTGGCCTATGACCCGCTCGCGGGCGCCCTGTGCTGCCCCGCGCTCCGCGTCCTCCTGGCCCGCGACCTCGACGCCGCGGAGGGCTGCGACATGACCGCGGCCCtggccttcctgctgctggccctgcctCGCCTGGAGTTCCTGGCGCACGGCGCCGTGCCGGACGCGCTGTGCCTCATCCACACGCGGCAGCTGGGCGGCACGGAGAGCGCCCCGGGCTTCCCCTCGCTGGAGGAGCTGGcgcagcggcggtggcggggggccGCCGACAGGCCCTGGCTCACCCTGCCCCTGCGGCGGGTGGAGGAGGTGGGCGAGCCCTTCCTCGCCACGCTCTGCGCTGTGTGCCCGGATGCCGAGGAGGtcagcgtgtggctgggcaccggtgccggccccgctgccaccACCGCCGCCTGGGACGGGCTGTGCTGGAGCCGCCTGGCCCACCTCACGCTCacctgcgcggggcagcggggctgggcgctgggCCTGGTGCTGCCGCTGGCGCGGAGCCTGGGGCCGCGGCTGCGCACCCTCGCCCTGCACGGCTTCTGCTGCGAGGACGAGCTCTCCCTCGGCGCCCTGCTCGGCAGCTGCCCCGACCTGCACGCCTTCAGCGCCGACCTgcacccgccgcccgcgccgccgcccgccggccccgccggggaCCCCCCCGCCGAGCCGCTCCGCTGGGACGCCGACCTGCTCCCGCACGGCTTCCCCCAGCTCCGGCGCTTCTCCCTGGCGCTGGCCGGCGCCTCCAGCCCCTTCCCGGCGCAGCACAGCCTGGTGCTGCGGGCCACGCTGGCCTCGCTGCTGTGCCGCTCCCCGCGCCTGCAGAGCCTCAGCCTCCTCTGCGTGCCCTTCCCGCTGGACGCCGTGTTCGAGGCGGCGCTGGCGGCCCCCGGGCCGCCCCTGCTCGAGCTGCGGGAGCTCTCGCTGGCCGGGAGCCAGGTGTCCGGCCGGACCGtgtggctgctgctggccgccGACAGCCGCCTGCGCTCCCTGGACCTGTCCCACTGCCAGGACATCCACCGCCGGGACTACGACTGCTTCCTGCAGGCCGTGCGGAAGCAGCGGCTGGATCTGGACATCACCTGGGAATAGCCGCGCGTCCCCACGCTGCCGCGGAGCCCGGGCTGGCTGCACAGAGCAGTTTAATAAAGGAGTTTGCACCGCGGGTGTCTCCGAGTGCCTGAGGACGGTGCGGCCGGCCGTGCCCCTGCgctggccggggccgccccgtggTTTGCCGCGTGTTACGCCGGACGCAGCCTGATGGCCCCAAAAAGAGGGAGTCTCCAGCCCGCATCCAGCACGGAGGTTGGGGGCGGCCGTCCAGGATGTGCCGGAGCTGGACCCGATCCTGGAGGGGGGTCCCTTGGCACGCGGGTCCGCGGGGCGGCAATgctgggggccggggggcagcccCCTCTCTGCTGCgctgcgggccgggctgggccagcTCCGTGCCCCCCTGGTACCGGCGGGCCCACACGCGGCTCTGGGGCTGCGAGACGCCCCGTGAGCCGGGGGCTCCCCCGGGTAGCGGCCGGCCCGGCGTCCTCGGGTGCAGCGGGGGCCCCTGCACCCGCTCAGTGCTCCCGGCCCGCGGCGAGGCCCGTGAGCCGCTCCGACTCCTCCCAGAGCTTGCGGGCCAGGCCGGCGTcgcgggcggccgcggagggCAGCGCCAGCCTGCAGTCGCTGCCGAAGTACTTGCCCGTGACGCCCGCAGCCTCCTCCGAGACGGCGCAGTAGATGGTGCTGGCGGCCCCTTCCTCCGCGGACTGCGGGGCGAAGCGCGGGTGAGGAcgggctgccgcggcccccggcgccggcccgcggggccccgctcacCTTCATGAAGGGGCCGGCGAGGGCGAAGAGCGCGCGGAGCGGCCAGCCGGAGTGGCGCATGATGCCCGTCCTCACCACGCCGGGGCTCAGGGCGTTGACGGTCACCCCTGCGGCGTGGCACCGTCAGCGGCAGCGGCCGGGCGGCTCCGGGCACCCCGGCGGAGGGGCCGCGCCACAGGAGCAGCCCCGGCTCCTCTGTCTTTTCCATCCCTGCCGGCGCGTCCGGCAGCTTCACCCTCGCAGCAGAAACGGCAGCCCCGAATCCTGCCCTGGAGCGGGGGCgtcgtggccgccctgaccagacGAGCTGGCACGGACACGGTCGCCCCTGACCCAGGCTTGCCCGTCCCGGGGGGGGGTTTCTCGCAGGGGCCAGCGTCCGGCAGGGCTGAGCCCTTCGGCTCCCCATGGGCAGCTGCCGAGTCGCTGCACAGTGCGACGGGACAGGCCAGCGGCCCTGGGGTGCTGCCTGTGCTGATGGCACCTGATGGCACGTGCGTGACACAGCGTGGCATGGCACGGTATGGCACAGCACGGCATGCGCGTGGCTTGGCATGGCACAGCGTGcacagcacggcatggcacgATGCAGCACAGCATGACGCAGCGTTGCACGGCACAGGCCAGCATAGCACAGCATCGAATGGCATGATATGCCGTGGCAGGgaatggcacggcacggcacggctaaGCACAGCACATGGCGTGGCATTGCATGGCATGGCATTGCATGGCACAACATAGCACGGCACGACACGGCACGGCACCCACCTGTGCCCTGCAGGCGCCGCGCCAGCTCGGCGGTGAAGAGGACGTTCATGAGCTTGGTGCTGCTGTAGATCTGGTGTCTCTTGGGGCGCTCCTGCCCCGTGAGGTGCCGCAGGTTGACGGTGCCAGCGCTGTGCCGGAAGGACGAGACGTTGACGACGCGGGCAGGCGCCGAGGCCTTCAGGAGGTCTGCGCGGAGCAGGGGGTGAGCGGGGCGGCGGTGGCAGTGGGGGCGGGTGCAGGTCCCGGctcccccccggcagccccctcaCCCAGCAGCAGGTTGGTGAGCAGGAACGGCCCCAGGTAGTTGGTGGCGAAGGTCTGCTCCAGCCCCTCCGGCGTGACGGCGAAGGGCAGCCCTGGCGGAAGAGGCGCGTGGGGCCGGCGGTGCCACCGTGGGCAGCCGGCTCCGCAGCCCAGCACACAgacccccggcccggcgcctacCGGAGAGGCCGGCGTTGTTCACCAGCACGTCCAGCCGCTTCTCCTCGCGCAGCACCTGGCGGGCGAAGGCGCGCACGGAGGCCAGCGAGCCGGTgtccagcagccgcagcagcaccGCCGGGTTCCCCGTGGCCGCCCGGatctcctccgccgccgcctggcccctctccctgctccggcACGCCAGGATGGTGCGGGCGTTCCTGCGGGCCAGGTCCAGCGCCACGCGCTTGCCGATCCCTGCGGCAGGGGAGCGTGGCACCAGCCGGCCCCGTGGCACGGGGGATCTGGGGGCCCCGGCACCGGACCCCTGCCCCGGGGAGCCCTGGGAGTGGGGCAGGGTGGCAAAGGGGGACCCGGCTCCTCGGGGCCGGCTTGGCGCCTGCATCGCGGCTGCCgggcagagctcagctgctgcAAGAAAAAACTGGGAATCCCCCAAATCCCCATCCAGCTGCTGCTTGTGTGTCCGGGAGCTGGATGGTGGCGGGATTCTGGGGTGTTGCGCCAGGTGATTTCCCAGCCTGTGCTCAGGACAGGATGGTCCTTGGGAAGGGCTGGGGCGCCCCGGGGGCTggaggcggccgcccgcccccgctGCCCCGACGGGGGGACGGAGCGGGGCACAGAAACGGGGTCTGCCCCACGGGCGAGGATGCAGCGCGGGGCCGAGCGTTGCAGCACGGCATGGTGCAGCACGGCACAGGCGGCCGACCCCGCGCCGGGCAGGAGAGCCGGGGACGTGCACCGCGGGGGCAGCGTGGCTCTGGGCACCGAGGGCCATGGAGCCGTTCTGGCCCCGCTGCACCAGCCCCGCGCTTTGCAAAGGGGCCACGCGCAGCTCCGGCTTGGGGCAAAGCGGGTCCGGGGGCAGCTCGCAGCGCAGAAATGTGCTGGGACGCAGCCAGCCCGCGGCGGCCTTGGCCATCGGTCGTTAACCCGGCCGGGGCAGAGTCCGGCCGCAGCTCACGGCGGGGGCTGGAGCTAGCGCAGGAACCTGCGGGCACGCGGCTGCCGAGAGCCTGGCCGAGCCCAGCAACCCCGGGAGCGCGTCGTGCCCACCCCGGGCACcggccccctcccgcgggcgCTCGGAGCAGGGCGACCCGCGGCCCCACACACCGCCCCGCAGCACCGCGCGGTCACGCCTGCCGGcgtgcggctgcccccagccccctccccagccgaggggagcagggagctgccgcCTCCCACAGCTCCGGCTGTGAAATGCGGCGGTTGAGCCATGCAGACAGGTGGGACCTGCAGCCCTGCACCCAAGTCCTCCATCCCTGCACCCCTGCGCCCTGCACCCGtgtcctgcaccctgcaccccggTGCCCTGCACCTGTGTTCTGCATCTGTGCGCCCTGCACCCGTGTCCTGCATCTCTGCAGCCCCGCAGCTGTGtcccgcagccccgcagccctTCATGCCCACACCCTGCATCCCCACTGCCCCACACCCCCGCAACCCCGCCAGGCCCCTCGCGACACCGGCCCCGCGCACCGCTGTTGGCTCCGGTGACGATCACCGTCTTGCCGGTGAGGTCGGTGGGACACCTGCGAGGGAGCCAGGCGCCGCTGCGCCTCGTggcccagagcagcagcagcagcagca from Apteryx mantelli isolate bAptMan1 chromosome 5, bAptMan1.hap1, whole genome shotgun sequence includes:
- the LOC106485294 gene encoding uncharacterized protein isoform X1, which translates into the protein MARRRRVRPARRGRIPIPIAIPPGGGAAREEEAGPGRAGTGRIGTRKRRACPFPGVTLARPRRCHDRLPLPRLPRREESAAVRSPMPRRKEVPALSSLCLQSLVGHMQSVWVKDYSENYLDEYHFRYVMGPFNELAGGLVQDLIRLLGESRRLTRAALHLLLVPHLQELSLRSCPGLVSNAIGQLVAVRCKSLSSLDLHGCSRVSADVLVDLLEGLPLLSKLGLAETQANVQVLSAVGSCCKRLQELDVSHCKKVSPRALLHLAYDPLAGALCCPALRVLLARDLDAAEGCDMTAALAFLLLALPRLEFLAHGAVPDALCLIHTRQLGGTESAPGFPSLEELAQRRWRGAADRPWLTLPLRRVEEVGEPFLATLCAVCPDAEEVSVWLGTGAGPAATTAAWDGLCWSRLAHLTLTCAGQRGWALGLVLPLARSLGPRLRTLALHGFCCEDELSLGALLGSCPDLHAFSADLHPPPAPPPAGPAGDPPAEPLRWDADLLPHGFPQLRRFSLALAGASSPFPAQHSLVLRATLASLLCRSPRLQSLSLLCVPFPLDAVFEAALAAPGPPLLELRELSLAGSQVSGRTVWLLLAADSRLRSLDLSHCQDIHRRDYDCFLQAVRKQRLDLDITWE
- the LOC106485294 gene encoding uncharacterized protein isoform X2, with amino-acid sequence MARRRRVRPARRGRIPIPIAIPPGGGAAREEEAGPGRAGTGRIGTRKRRSPMPRRKEVPALSSLCLQSLVGHMQSVWVKDYSENYLDEYHFRYVMGPFNELAGGLVQDLIRLLGESRRLTRAALHLLLVPHLQELSLRSCPGLVSNAIGQLVAVRCKSLSSLDLHGCSRVSADVLVDLLEGLPLLSKLGLAETQANVQVLSAVGSCCKRLQELDVSHCKKVSPRALLHLAYDPLAGALCCPALRVLLARDLDAAEGCDMTAALAFLLLALPRLEFLAHGAVPDALCLIHTRQLGGTESAPGFPSLEELAQRRWRGAADRPWLTLPLRRVEEVGEPFLATLCAVCPDAEEVSVWLGTGAGPAATTAAWDGLCWSRLAHLTLTCAGQRGWALGLVLPLARSLGPRLRTLALHGFCCEDELSLGALLGSCPDLHAFSADLHPPPAPPPAGPAGDPPAEPLRWDADLLPHGFPQLRRFSLALAGASSPFPAQHSLVLRATLASLLCRSPRLQSLSLLCVPFPLDAVFEAALAAPGPPLLELRELSLAGSQVSGRTVWLLLAADSRLRSLDLSHCQDIHRRDYDCFLQAVRKQRLDLDITWE
- the LOC136992279 gene encoding retinol dehydrogenase 13-like codes for the protein MELPSACSHPCWFVLALLLLLLLWATRRSGAWLPRRCPTDLTGKTVIVTGANSGIGKRVALDLARRNARTILACRSRERGQAAAEEIRAATGNPAVLLRLLDTGSLASVRAFARQVLREEKRLDVLVNNAGLSGLPFAVTPEGLEQTFATNYLGPFLLTNLLLDLLKASAPARVVNVSSFRHSAGTVNLRHLTGQERPKRHQIYSSTKLMNVLFTAELARRLQGTGVTVNALSPGVVRTGIMRHSGWPLRALFALAGPFMKSAEEGAASTIYCAVSEEAAGVTGKYFGSDCRLALPSAAARDAGLARKLWEESERLTGLAAGREH